From a single Brassica oleracea var. oleracea cultivar TO1000 chromosome C5, BOL, whole genome shotgun sequence genomic region:
- the LOC106293965 gene encoding putative hydrolase C777.06c, translated as MMNGSVATENGGEGSSLIFLGTGCSSAVPNAMCLIQKSDPPCYVCSQSLSIPPERNPNYRGNTSLLIDYCQSDGKHKYIQIDVGKTFREQVLRWFTLHNIPQVDSIILTHEHADAVLGLDDIRSVQPFSPTNDIDPTPIFVSQFAMDSLAVKFPYLVQKKLKEGQEVRRVTQLDWRLIEEDCEKPFVASDLSFTPLPVMHGEDYVCLGFLFGEKSRVAYISDVSRFPPSTEYVISKSGGGQLDLLILDTLYKTGSHNTHLCFPQTLETIKRLCPKRALLIGMTHEFDHHKDNEFLDEWSKREGISVKLAHDGLRVPIDL; from the exons ATGATGAACGGTTCGGTTGCGACTGAGAACGGTGGCGAGGGATCGTCTCTGATATTCCTGGGAACGGGATGTTCCAGCGCGGTCCCTAACGCAATGTGTTTGATCCAGAAATCAGATCCTCCCTGCTACGTCTGCTCGCAGTCTCTCTCGATCCCGCCAGAGAGAAACCCTAATTACAG GGGAAACACTTCACTTCTAATTGATTATTGCCAAAGTGATGGCAAACATAAATACATTCAAATCGACGTTGGCAAGACGTTCAGAGAACAAGTCCTTCGTTGGTTCACTCTTCACAATATTCCACAAGTTGATTCT ATCATTTTAACCCATGAGCATGCTGATGCAGTACTTGGCCTGGATGATATACGCTCCGTGCAACCATTTAGTCCTACCAATGATATAGATCCTACTCCAATTTTCGTAAGCCAATTTGCTATGGACAG TCTTGCTGTGAAGTTCCCGTATCTGGTTCAGAAGAAACTTAAAGAAGGCCAAGAAGTTAGGCGGGTTACACAGCTGGACTGGAGACTAATCGAAGAAGATTGTGAGAAGCCATTTGTAGCTTCAGACTTATCATTCACGCCACTTCCA GTGATGCATGGAGAAGACTATGTCTGCCTTGGTTTTCTTTTTGGAGAAAAATCAAGAGTGGCGTATATATCTGATGTATCACGCTTTCCACCAAGCACTGAGTATG TCATATCAAAATCTGGTGGTGGACAATTGGATCTCCTTATCTTGGATACATTATATAAG ACAGGATCCCACAACACCCACTTATGTTTCCCGCAG ACACTAGAGACGATCAAAAGACTGTGTCCAAAAAGGGCTCTTCTAATTGGAATGACTCACGAGTTTGATCACCACAAGGACAATGAGTTTCTTGATGAATGGTCTAAAAG GGAAGGGATCTCGGTAAAACTTGCGCATGATGGCTTGAGAGTCCCTATCGACCTATGA
- the LOC106295942 gene encoding pentatricopeptide repeat-containing protein At5g39710 has translation MLNLRLTRILRRPLIRFSASPISNGETDASISTFSSETPAFNHGPLREGVCHGEDDHLSGELTQLGFGKSPPLNVSEAESGEIRNPRFISFDEINELTEEDDEESLDEWDNGDDLSVLESFGKIPQSREDVSRSFDVEEDESRHPLVRETNRLINLRSSWNPKHEGEMRNLLRSLKPPQVCAVLRSQDDERVALKFFYWADRQWRYRHHPVVYYSMLEVLSKTKLCQGARRVLVLMKRRGIHRTPKAFSLVMVSYSRAGQLRDALKVLTLMQRAGVEPDLLVCNTAIDVFVRANRLEKALRFMERMQVIGIVPDVVTYNCLIRGYCDLRRVEEAVELLEEMPSKGCAPDKVSYYTIMGFLCKENRIVEVRNLMEKMAKEHGLVPDQVTYNNLIHMLTKNGHPDAALLFLKEAEGKGFRIDKVCYSAIVHGLCKEGRMSEAKDLINEMLSKGHCPPDVVTYTTVVNGFCRLGEVDKAKKLLQVMHAHGYKPNTVSYTALLNGMCRTGKSLEAREMMNMSEEQWWSPNSITYSVLMHGFRREGKLSEACDVVREMVLKGFFPGPVEINLLLQSLCRDGRTHEARKFMEECLNKGCAINVVNFTTVIHGICQNDEVDAALSLLDDMYLINKHADVFTYTALVDALGKKGRIEEATKLLNKMLHKGIDPTPVTYRTVIHRYCQMGKVDDLVAILEKMLLRQKCRTVYNQVIEKLCGLGKLEEADKILGKVLRTASTSDAKTCYVLMEGYLKKGAPLSAYKVACRMFNRDLIPDVKMCEKLSKRLVLEGKVEEADQLMLRLVERGRLSPIPLKQSMVS, from the coding sequence ATGTTGAATCTAAGGCTTACTCGCATTCTTCGTCGACCCTTAATCCGATTCTCAGCTTCTCCAATCTCCAACGGCGAAACTGACGCATCTATCTCCACATTTTCGTCGGAAACTCCTGCCTTCAATCATGGCCCATTGAGAGAAGGAGTTTGTCATGGCGAAGATGACCACCTGTCAGGGGAATTAACGCAATTGGGTTTCGGAAAGTCGCCGCCTTTGAATGTCAGTGAAGCTGAATCTGGAGAAATTCGAAACCCTAGATTCATTAGCTTTGACGAGATAAATGAATTAACAGAAGAAGACGATGAAGAAAGTCTCGACGAATGGGACAATGGTGATGATTTGTCTGTTCTGGAATCTTTCGGGAAGATCCCGCAATCGAGAGAAGACGTAAGCCGTAGCTTCGACGTGGAAGAAGATGAATCTAGGCACCCTCTGGTGAGAGAGACGAACCGATTGATTAATCTCAGGTCATCTTGGAACCCAAAGCACGAAGGCGAAATGAGGAATCTTCTAAGGAGCCTTAAACCACCGCAAGTCTGCGCCGTTCTACGCTCGCAAGACGACGAGCGTGTTGCTCTCAAGTTCTTCTACTGGGCGGATCGTCAGTGGCGGTATCGCCACCACCCCGTTGTGTATTACTCCATGCTCGAGGTTCTTAGCAAGACTAAGCTCTGTCAAGGTGCGAGAAGAGTTCTTGTTTTGATGAAACGTAGAGGTATACATCGAACCCCTAAAGCCTTTTCGCTTGTGATGGTATCGTATAGTAGAGCAGGTCAGCTGAGGGATGCTTTGAAGGTGTTGACTCTTATGCAGAGAGCTGGTGTTGAGCCTGACTTGTTGGTTTGCAACACGGCTATTGATGTTTTCGTGAGGGCGAATAGGTTGGAGAAAGCTTTACGGTTTATGGAACGAATGCAGGTTATTGGTATAGTGCCAGATGTGGTGACTTATAATTGTTTGATCAGAGGGTATTGTGACTTGCGTCGAGTTGAGGAAGCTGTTGAGCTACTCGAGGAGATGCCTAGTAAAGGATGTGCGCCGGATAAAGTTAGTTACTATACCATAATGGGCTTTCTTTGCAAAGAGAACCGTATTGTGGAAGTGAGAAACTTGATGGAGAAAATGGCGAAAGAGCATGGTCTGGTGCCGGATCAAGTCACTTACAATAATCTTATTCATATGCTCACAAAGAATGGTCATCCTGATGCGGCTCTTTTGTTTCTTAAAGAGGCTGAGGGAAAAGGGTTTCGGATTGATAAGGTGTGTTATAGTGCTATAGTTCATGGATTGTGCAAAGAAGGAAGAATGTCTGAGGCAAAAGATCTCATTAACGAAATGCTGTCAAAGGGACATTGCCCTCCCGATGTAGTGACTTATACAACAGTTGTCAATGGCTTCTGTCGTTTGGGTGAGGTGGACAAAGCCAAGAAGCTGCTTCAGGTTATGCACGCACATGGATACAAACCAAATACTGTGTCGTACACGGCTCTGTTAAATGGGATGTGCAGAACGGGGAAATCGTTAGAGGCAAGAGAGATGATGAACATGAGTGAAGAGCAATGGTGGAGTCCAAACTCTATTACCTACAGCGTACTTATGCATGGGTTTCGTAGAGAAGGGAAGTTGTCTGAGGCTTGCGATGTGGTAAGAGAGATGGTACTAAAAGGTTTTTTCCCAGGCCCAGTTGAAATTAACTTACTGCTCCAGAGTCTTTGCCGGGATGGGAGAACACACGAAGCCAGAAAATTCATGGAGGAGTGTCTGAACAAGGGGTGTGCTATTAATGTCGTGAATTTCACTACAGTGATTCATGGTATTTGTCAGAACGATGAGGTAGACGCTGCTCTCTCACTGCTCGATGACATGTACCTGATCAACAAACACGCAGATGTCTTCACATATACCGCTTTAGTTGATGCACTGGGAAAGAAAGGTAGAATAGAAGAAGCAACGAAACTTCTGAACAAGATGCTTCATAAGGGCATAGATCCCACCCCTGTCACATACAGGACTGTCATCCATCGATACTGCCAAATGGGAAAGGTTGATGATCTCGTGGCTATACTGGAGAAGATGCTACTGCGGCAGAAATGCAGGACAGTTTATAATCAAGTCATTGAGAAGCTTTGTGGTTTGGGAAAGCTTGAGGAGGCAGACAAAATTTTGGGTAAAGTTCTGAGGACAGCCTCAACATCTGATGCTAAGACATGTTATGTACTTATGGAAGGGTATCTTAAGAAAGGTGCACCTCTATCAGCATATAAAGTGGCTTGTCGGATGTTTAACCGGGATCTGATACCTGATGTTAAGATGTGTGAGAAGCTTAGCAAGAGACTGGTTCTGGAAGGAAAAGTTGAGGAGGCAGATCAGCTAATGCTACGTTTGGTTGAGCGTGGTCGTCTTTCTCCCATTCCCTTAAAACAGTCCATGGTATCATAA